Proteins from a genomic interval of Sphingobacterium lactis:
- the pyk gene encoding pyruvate kinase produces MDKLKKRTKIVATLGPASSKKDVLTRMIAKGVDVCRLNFSHGSQEDHLKVINTINEINAEHPFNVGILADLQGPKIRIGKVKEGGAILVNGSELEITTHELIGDEKQIYITYENFPNDVKEGEIILLDDGKLQLRVLSTNHKDTVKCEVVHGGILTSRKGVNLPNTKVSIPSLTEEDLDNLNFALDHGADWIAMSFVRSAEDIHQCKEIIKEKGSHARVIAKIEKPEAIENIDAIIEATDAIMVARGDLGVELPMEEVPGLQKIIAQKCRDLSKPVIIATQMLESMITTPRPTRAEVNDVANSVIDGADAVMLSGETSVGEFPEIVIETMAKVITHVEATSYPYYSEKQTLGTVAVTRIPDAICSSSIFLAEKTNASAIAVMTSSGYTAMEIASYRPDADIYVFTGNKTLLRTLSLVWGAQAFMYEKYESTDGTIQDVNKLLRENHLVEPGQIVINTSSTPLHEKGRTNTIRVSEVK; encoded by the coding sequence ATGGATAAATTAAAAAAGCGGACCAAAATCGTAGCCACATTAGGTCCGGCTTCTTCAAAAAAAGATGTTTTAACCCGTATGATTGCTAAAGGTGTAGACGTTTGTCGCCTTAACTTTTCACACGGTTCTCAGGAAGATCACCTGAAAGTGATCAACACAATCAATGAAATTAACGCAGAACACCCTTTCAATGTTGGTATCCTTGCCGATTTACAGGGCCCAAAAATCCGTATCGGTAAAGTGAAAGAAGGCGGTGCCATCCTGGTGAATGGCAGCGAACTGGAAATCACGACACACGAATTGATCGGTGACGAGAAACAGATCTATATCACGTACGAAAACTTCCCGAACGATGTGAAGGAAGGCGAGATCATCCTATTGGATGACGGTAAGCTTCAACTTCGTGTCCTTTCAACCAACCATAAGGACACGGTGAAGTGTGAGGTTGTGCACGGCGGTATCCTTACATCCAGAAAAGGGGTCAACTTGCCGAACACCAAGGTATCCATCCCATCCCTGACCGAAGAGGATTTGGACAACCTGAACTTCGCTTTGGATCACGGTGCTGATTGGATCGCGATGTCATTCGTGCGTTCTGCAGAGGATATCCACCAATGTAAGGAGATCATCAAAGAAAAAGGTTCACATGCGCGCGTAATCGCGAAGATCGAGAAACCGGAAGCTATTGAGAATATCGATGCGATCATCGAAGCAACGGACGCCATCATGGTGGCACGTGGTGACCTGGGCGTTGAACTTCCGATGGAAGAGGTTCCAGGATTGCAGAAAATTATTGCACAGAAATGTCGTGACCTGTCCAAGCCGGTAATCATTGCTACTCAAATGTTGGAGAGTATGATCACTACGCCACGCCCTACGCGTGCAGAGGTAAATGACGTCGCGAACTCTGTTATCGATGGTGCGGATGCCGTAATGTTGAGCGGTGAAACTTCCGTTGGTGAATTCCCGGAAATCGTTATCGAGACCATGGCGAAAGTAATCACCCATGTGGAGGCTACTTCATATCCTTACTATAGCGAAAAACAAACATTAGGAACTGTAGCGGTTACCCGTATCCCTGATGCCATCTGTAGCTCATCCATTTTCCTTGCTGAGAAAACAAATGCGTCAGCAATCGCGGTCATGACTTCTTCTGGCTATACAGCGATGGAGATTGCGAGTTACCGCCCGGATGCAGACATCTATGTCTTCACAGGAAACAAGACGTTATTGCGTACATTGAGTCTGGTATGGGGAGCACAAGCTTTCATGTACGAGAAATACGAAAGTACGGATGGTACGATCCAGGATGTGAATAAACTCCTTCGTGAAAACCACTTGGTAGAGCCTGGCCAGATCGTGATCAACACGTCATCAACGCCGCTACACGAAAAAGGTAGAACAAATACGATTCGCGTTTCAGAAGTGAAATAA
- a CDS encoding IPExxxVDY family protein, protein MSKITFKLETDFDLELDFVLIGISSVLRDYRLCHFINKHTGLQFVYGKEDYLDHNGHEKEKPKDELDYHIIYETKKNKPTVQHHYNIFRYHNQTFEFEFYLLSNRSIEGAALIPEILSFDYFLMVKHFIDQEDLDALLENIKAIPEVLLVKEIDPTILKSKENLIF, encoded by the coding sequence TTGAGCAAAATAACTTTTAAACTTGAAACTGACTTTGACCTCGAATTGGATTTTGTGCTCATAGGGATCAGCTCTGTCCTGAGAGACTATAGGCTCTGTCATTTCATCAACAAACATACCGGCCTCCAATTTGTCTACGGAAAGGAAGATTACCTCGACCATAACGGTCACGAAAAGGAAAAACCCAAAGATGAACTCGATTACCACATCATCTACGAGACAAAAAAGAACAAGCCGACCGTTCAGCACCATTACAATATCTTCCGCTATCATAACCAAACTTTCGAATTCGAATTCTACCTCCTCAGCAATAGATCCATTGAAGGGGCAGCGTTGATACCCGAAATCTTAAGTTTTGATTACTTCCTGATGGTCAAACATTTCATCGATCAGGAAGACCTGGACGCACTTTTGGAAAACATAAAAGCAATTCCTGAGGTCCTCCTTGTAAAAGAAATAGATCCAACAATATTGAAATCTAAAGAAAATCTGATATTTTAG
- a CDS encoding acyl carrier protein — MSDIASRVKAIIVEKLGVDENEVTPEASFTNDLGADSLDTVELIMEFEKEFNVAIPDDQAENISTVGQAIAYLEKNVN, encoded by the coding sequence ATGTCAGATATCGCATCAAGAGTAAAAGCAATTATCGTAGAAAAGTTAGGTGTAGACGAAAATGAAGTAACACCAGAAGCTTCTTTCACGAATGATTTAGGTGCAGACTCACTTGATACAGTTGAGTTGATCATGGAATTCGAAAAAGAATTCAACGTTGCAATTCCTGATGACCAAGCTGAAAACATCAGTACTGTAGGTCAAGCAATCGCTTACTTAGAAAAAAACGTTAACTAA
- the fabF gene encoding beta-ketoacyl-ACP synthase II translates to MELKRVVVTGLGALTPIGNTVPEYWDGLVNGVSGAAPITHFDASKFKTQFACEVKGFDPHDFMDRKEARKLDPFVQYAIASTDEAVKDAGLEFDKLDRTRIGVIWGSGIGGLTTFSEEVATFSKGDGTPRFNPFFIPKMLIDLAPGHISMRHGLQGPNFSAVSACASATNAMIDAFTYIRSGRADIIITGGSEATINEAGIGGFNAMHALSTRNDDPKTASRPFDKDRDGFVSGEGSGAIILESLEHALARGAKIYAEVVGGGMSADAYHITASHPEGQGAKLAMTMAIKDAGMDFSDIDYINVHGTSTPVGDVSETKAIVDLFGEHAYNLNISSTKSMTGHLLGAAGAVEAIASILAVKNDIVPPTINHFTDDPEIDNRLNFTFNKAQERVVNAALSNTFGFGGHNATVIVKKYNG, encoded by the coding sequence ATGGAGCTTAAGAGAGTAGTTGTAACAGGATTAGGCGCACTTACACCTATAGGTAATACGGTTCCAGAATACTGGGACGGTTTAGTTAACGGTGTAAGTGGAGCCGCTCCTATCACGCATTTCGATGCGTCCAAATTCAAGACCCAATTTGCCTGTGAAGTAAAGGGATTCGATCCGCACGACTTCATGGATCGCAAAGAGGCGCGTAAATTGGACCCATTCGTTCAGTATGCCATCGCTTCCACAGATGAGGCGGTAAAGGATGCTGGATTAGAATTTGATAAATTAGACAGGACCCGTATCGGAGTGATCTGGGGTTCTGGTATTGGCGGTTTGACCACTTTCTCGGAGGAGGTTGCTACCTTCTCTAAAGGAGACGGTACACCTAGGTTCAACCCGTTCTTTATACCCAAGATGCTAATTGACTTAGCACCGGGACATATTTCCATGCGACATGGTCTTCAAGGTCCCAATTTCTCAGCTGTATCTGCGTGTGCTTCCGCTACGAATGCCATGATCGATGCCTTTACGTACATCCGTTCGGGAAGGGCAGACATCATCATTACCGGTGGATCAGAAGCGACAATCAATGAAGCTGGAATTGGTGGTTTCAATGCCATGCACGCACTTTCTACCCGCAATGATGATCCGAAAACGGCTTCTCGTCCATTCGACAAGGACCGTGACGGTTTCGTATCGGGTGAAGGTTCAGGTGCCATCATCCTGGAAAGCTTGGAGCATGCCTTGGCACGTGGTGCGAAGATCTATGCTGAAGTTGTGGGCGGTGGTATGAGTGCAGATGCGTATCACATTACGGCATCTCACCCAGAAGGGCAGGGCGCGAAGCTGGCCATGACAATGGCGATCAAAGATGCTGGGATGGACTTCTCGGATATCGACTACATCAATGTACACGGTACATCGACTCCGGTTGGTGATGTGAGCGAGACCAAAGCCATCGTGGATCTTTTCGGCGAACATGCTTACAATTTAAATATCAGCTCTACAAAATCCATGACAGGTCACCTACTGGGTGCTGCAGGAGCCGTAGAGGCAATCGCTTCCATCTTGGCAGTGAAAAATGATATTGTACCTCCAACGATCAATCACTTCACCGATGATCCTGAAATTGACAACCGCTTGAATTTTACATTCAACAAGGCGCAAGAACGGGTCGTGAATGCAGCGTTGAGTAACACCTTCGGTTTCGGAGGACACAATGCGACTGTAATCGTGAAAAAGTATAATGGTTAA
- the rnc gene encoding ribonuclease III translates to MAIAQVYNLYLSPNRQYVRRLKNLLGFVPGNIRLYQMAFRHKSVAVMIKDGVKNSNERLEFLGDAVLGSVVAELLFKLYPYKDEGFLTEMRSKIVSRANLNQLSRKLGFNEMIEFDARMISYPNKQGSLLGDAFEALIGAVYLDKGYTFTREFLLSRIIKPHVDIHTLEVTETNFKSRLIEWCQHTGKEISFVLVDNPEGESNKMFSVVAVVDGEECGLGRDFNKKSAEKIAAEKACEYLKIFDGE, encoded by the coding sequence ATGGCAATCGCTCAAGTTTATAATCTATATCTCTCCCCCAATCGACAGTACGTTCGAAGGCTTAAAAACTTATTAGGTTTCGTTCCTGGGAATATTAGGCTCTATCAAATGGCATTTCGGCATAAATCAGTAGCCGTTATGATCAAGGATGGTGTCAAGAACAGCAACGAACGATTGGAGTTCCTTGGGGATGCGGTATTGGGTTCCGTGGTTGCCGAACTGCTCTTCAAATTGTATCCCTATAAAGACGAGGGCTTCCTGACCGAGATGCGCTCCAAGATCGTATCCCGGGCAAACCTCAACCAGCTTTCCCGCAAACTGGGGTTCAATGAAATGATCGAGTTTGATGCACGCATGATCAGTTACCCCAATAAGCAGGGATCCCTGTTGGGGGATGCCTTTGAGGCCTTGATCGGTGCGGTATATCTCGATAAGGGCTATACCTTCACCCGCGAATTCCTCCTTTCACGTATCATCAAGCCACATGTGGACATCCATACCCTGGAGGTCACCGAGACGAATTTCAAGAGCCGTCTGATCGAATGGTGCCAACATACCGGAAAGGAAATCAGTTTCGTGCTGGTGGATAATCCAGAAGGTGAATCCAATAAGATGTTTTCGGTTGTTGCCGTTGTCGATGGTGAAGAATGTGGCCTTGGCCGCGATTTCAATAAGAAGAGTGCCGAAAAGATCGCCGCAGAAAAAGCCTGCGAGTACCTCAAGATCTTTGACGGCGAATAG
- the hisS gene encoding histidine--tRNA ligase, whose protein sequence is MASIKPSLAKGTRDFSPVEMDKRNHIFNTLKAIFSKYGYSEIQTPTFENLQTLTGKYGDEGDRLIFKILNSGDYLGKAPEELLSAKNSASLISHISEKALRYDLTVPFARYVVMHQNDIALPFKRFQIQPVWRADRPQRGRYREFYQCDVDVVGSESLLNEAEFILIYHEALTAFGLKDFNIKLNNRKILSGIAEVVGKPDLIVDMTVAIDKLDKIGLDGVNKELLERGFTQDDLATLEPIIALSGSNTEKIAAMKSVLSNSTVGLEGVAELEEVFAYLTKFGRADLLEYVVEVDITLARGLNYYTGCIFEVKTNEVQMGSIGGGGRYDDLTGMFGLKGLTGVGVSFGADRIYDVLNELDLFPKEGSARTKLLIVNFDSGLESFTLPLLNQLRAADIAVELYPSAVKLKKQMSYADAKQIPYVLLVGDEEVNSGELSLKNMQTGAQEKIRTAELIEKLK, encoded by the coding sequence ATGGCATCAATTAAACCATCATTAGCAAAAGGAACACGCGATTTCTCTCCGGTGGAGATGGATAAGCGGAATCATATTTTCAATACCTTAAAGGCCATTTTCAGCAAGTATGGCTACAGTGAAATTCAGACGCCAACCTTTGAGAATCTGCAGACCCTGACCGGCAAGTACGGGGATGAAGGCGATCGGTTGATCTTTAAGATCCTGAACTCTGGAGATTACCTTGGAAAAGCACCGGAAGAGCTGCTCTCGGCGAAGAATTCTGCTAGCCTGATTTCCCATATATCAGAAAAAGCCCTGCGCTATGACCTAACGGTTCCCTTTGCGCGCTATGTGGTGATGCACCAAAATGATATTGCCCTTCCTTTCAAGCGTTTTCAGATCCAACCGGTATGGCGTGCGGACCGTCCGCAACGAGGAAGATACCGCGAGTTCTACCAATGTGATGTGGATGTCGTGGGATCAGAATCGCTGTTGAACGAAGCCGAGTTCATCCTGATCTACCACGAAGCATTGACTGCCTTTGGATTGAAGGATTTCAATATCAAGTTGAACAACCGCAAGATTCTTTCCGGGATTGCTGAGGTCGTGGGTAAACCGGACCTGATCGTGGATATGACCGTGGCGATCGATAAGTTGGATAAGATTGGATTGGACGGGGTCAATAAGGAACTTTTGGAACGAGGCTTTACGCAGGATGACCTAGCTACCCTAGAACCAATCATTGCATTGAGTGGAAGCAATACCGAAAAGATTGCCGCTATGAAATCGGTGCTTTCAAATTCGACTGTCGGTCTGGAAGGTGTGGCCGAGTTGGAGGAGGTATTTGCGTACCTGACAAAATTTGGACGTGCAGATCTGCTGGAATATGTGGTTGAGGTAGACATTACCCTGGCCCGCGGATTGAACTATTATACAGGATGTATCTTTGAGGTGAAGACTAACGAGGTACAGATGGGCAGCATCGGTGGTGGTGGCCGTTACGATGACCTGACGGGCATGTTTGGGCTAAAAGGCTTGACTGGCGTTGGGGTGTCCTTCGGTGCAGACCGGATCTATGACGTACTCAATGAACTTGACCTGTTCCCAAAAGAGGGTTCGGCACGCACCAAGTTGTTGATCGTTAATTTCGATTCCGGACTGGAATCTTTTACCCTGCCGCTATTGAATCAACTTCGTGCTGCAGATATCGCCGTTGAACTGTACCCATCGGCTGTCAAGCTGAAAAAGCAGATGAGCTACGCGGATGCCAAACAGATCCCGTATGTGTTGTTGGTGGGGGATGAGGAGGTGAATTCCGGAGAACTATCATTGAAAAACATGCAGACCGGAGCACAGGAGAAGATACGGACAGCAGAGCTGATCGAGAAACTGAAATAA
- the pdhA gene encoding pyruvate dehydrogenase (acetyl-transferring) E1 component subunit alpha, producing the protein MSSTPITKETYLEWYESMLLMRKFEEKSGQLYGQQKIRGFCHLYIGQEAVVAGTMSVIKPEDSLITAYRDHAHAIAKGVSADACMAELFGKATGCSKGKGGSMHFFSKEHKFMGGHGIVGGQIPLGAGIAFAEKYLGTDNVNICYMGDGAVRQGAFNETLNMAMLWKLPVIFVCENNGYAMGTSVKRTTNMQDIYKMGLGFDMPSAPVDGMDVVAVHNAMDEAVQRARAGEGPTFLEIRTYRYKGHSMSDPAKYRTKEELEEYKERDPIIAVKHAIVENKYADQAWFDEVEAKVKKIVDDSVKFAEESPYPDASEIYKDVYVQEDYPFVMD; encoded by the coding sequence ATGAGTTCAACACCTATAACAAAAGAAACCTACCTAGAGTGGTATGAATCCATGCTGCTCATGCGCAAATTTGAAGAGAAATCTGGTCAACTTTATGGACAGCAAAAAATCCGTGGATTTTGTCACTTGTATATCGGACAGGAAGCTGTCGTAGCGGGTACCATGTCCGTGATCAAGCCTGAAGATTCGTTGATTACCGCTTACCGTGATCACGCCCATGCGATTGCAAAGGGTGTTTCTGCGGATGCATGTATGGCTGAGCTTTTTGGTAAAGCGACAGGATGTTCAAAAGGTAAAGGTGGATCGATGCACTTCTTCTCGAAGGAGCACAAATTTATGGGCGGCCACGGTATCGTTGGTGGTCAGATCCCATTGGGTGCTGGTATTGCTTTTGCTGAAAAGTACTTGGGTACCGACAATGTAAACATCTGTTATATGGGTGATGGTGCGGTGCGTCAGGGTGCTTTCAATGAGACTTTGAACATGGCGATGTTATGGAAACTTCCCGTAATCTTTGTTTGTGAGAACAATGGTTATGCGATGGGTACTTCCGTAAAACGTACAACCAACATGCAGGATATCTACAAAATGGGTCTTGGTTTCGATATGCCAAGTGCACCGGTTGATGGCATGGATGTTGTTGCCGTTCATAACGCAATGGATGAGGCGGTTCAACGTGCGCGTGCAGGTGAAGGACCTACATTCTTGGAAATCCGTACGTACCGCTATAAAGGACACTCGATGTCCGATCCGGCGAAATACCGTACGAAAGAAGAATTGGAAGAATACAAAGAGCGTGATCCAATTATCGCTGTGAAGCATGCGATCGTTGAGAACAAATATGCAGACCAAGCATGGTTTGACGAAGTAGAAGCGAAGGTGAAGAAAATTGTTGATGATTCAGTGAAATTTGCTGAGGAGTCACCATATCCAGATGCTTCAGAAATCTATAAAGATGTATATGTACAAGAGGACTATCCTTTTGTAATGGACTAA
- a CDS encoding pyruvate dehydrogenase complex dihydrolipoamide acetyltransferase: MAEVVKMPKMSDTMTEGVIAKWHKKVGDKVNSGDLIAEVETDKATMDFESYQEGTLLYIGPKEGDAVPVDSVIAVLGDEGEDYEALLKEDGGSEKKEAPKDDKAEGKESKDAPAEKAGEAPAEAVSDVTAEDLGVTVITMPLLSDTMTEGVIAQWNFKVGDTIKSDDAIADVETDKATMEVTAYADGTLLYVGLEAGQAAKVNDIIAIVGPAGTDVTPLLNQKPAAAKSADKNEESKKEESKSAAPAAKEEAAPAASSDDSRVKASPLARKIAKDKGIDLNQVKGSAENGRIVKKDVENFTPSAAPAAAASTAAPAAQAGETKTISLPTYVGEERFTEKPVNQMRKTIARRLSESLFTAPHFYLTISVDMDNAMAARAQINEVAPVKVSFNDIVIKAVAIALKQHPAVNSSWLGDKIRYNEHTNIGVAIAVEDGLLVPVVRFADGKSLSHISAEVKDFAQKAKNKKLQPSDWEGSTFTVSNLGMFGIDEFTSIINSPDGAILSVGAIHQVPVVKNGAVVPGNVMKLTLGCDHRVVDGATGAQFLQTLKALLEAPIRLLA; this comes from the coding sequence ATGGCTGAAGTAGTAAAAATGCCTAAAATGAGCGATACGATGACCGAAGGTGTTATCGCGAAATGGCACAAAAAAGTTGGAGATAAAGTGAACTCCGGAGATCTGATCGCCGAAGTAGAAACGGATAAAGCAACAATGGACTTTGAATCCTATCAGGAAGGTACATTGTTGTATATCGGCCCAAAAGAGGGTGACGCTGTTCCCGTTGATTCCGTGATTGCGGTGTTGGGTGATGAAGGCGAGGATTACGAAGCCTTGTTGAAAGAAGATGGTGGATCGGAAAAGAAAGAAGCGCCTAAGGACGATAAAGCTGAAGGTAAGGAGAGCAAAGATGCTCCTGCTGAGAAAGCCGGTGAAGCACCAGCTGAAGCCGTTAGTGATGTAACTGCGGAAGATTTGGGTGTAACGGTGATCACAATGCCTTTATTGAGCGATACAATGACTGAAGGTGTTATCGCGCAATGGAACTTCAAAGTTGGTGATACCATTAAATCTGACGATGCTATCGCAGATGTGGAAACCGATAAAGCGACAATGGAGGTGACAGCCTATGCAGATGGTACTTTATTGTACGTCGGTCTAGAAGCTGGTCAAGCGGCAAAGGTTAACGATATTATTGCTATCGTTGGTCCTGCCGGAACAGACGTGACTCCTTTATTGAACCAAAAACCTGCTGCTGCAAAATCAGCAGATAAGAACGAAGAATCGAAGAAAGAAGAAAGCAAGTCAGCAGCTCCAGCAGCTAAAGAAGAGGCCGCTCCGGCAGCATCTTCCGATGACTCCCGCGTAAAGGCATCTCCTTTGGCGAGAAAAATTGCAAAAGATAAAGGTATCGACCTGAACCAGGTAAAAGGATCGGCAGAAAACGGCCGTATCGTGAAGAAGGATGTAGAGAACTTTACACCTTCGGCAGCACCGGCTGCGGCGGCGTCTACTGCTGCACCTGCGGCACAGGCTGGCGAAACCAAAACAATCAGCTTGCCAACGTACGTTGGGGAAGAGCGCTTTACAGAGAAACCGGTTAACCAAATGCGTAAAACTATCGCACGCAGATTATCGGAATCCCTATTTACAGCACCTCACTTCTACCTAACGATCAGCGTGGATATGGATAACGCAATGGCTGCGCGTGCACAGATCAATGAAGTTGCGCCGGTGAAAGTATCGTTCAACGATATCGTTATCAAAGCTGTTGCTATTGCATTGAAGCAACATCCTGCCGTGAACTCTTCATGGTTAGGCGATAAGATCCGTTACAACGAGCATACCAATATCGGTGTGGCAATCGCTGTAGAGGATGGATTATTGGTGCCTGTAGTGCGTTTCGCAGATGGTAAATCTTTGTCTCACATCTCTGCTGAGGTGAAGGATTTCGCACAGAAAGCGAAAAACAAGAAATTACAGCCATCCGATTGGGAAGGATCAACATTTACAGTTTCCAACTTGGGTATGTTCGGAATTGATGAATTTACATCAATCATCAACTCTCCAGATGGAGCGATCCTATCCGTAGGTGCTATCCACCAGGTTCCAGTGGTGAAAAATGGTGCCGTGGTACCGGGTAATGTAATGAAATTGACGCTAGGATGTGACCACCGCGTTGTGGATGGAGCAACTGGAGCACAATTCCTACAAACATTGAAAGCATTGCTTGAAGCGCCAATTCGTTTATTGGCATAA
- a CDS encoding serine hydrolase domain-containing protein: MIEIKSISIKNALIILGFGAMTMMSCSSPEAKEKQVKVDQGKKDSIALLYDPANADKQIEAFMQNLHKKSAFNGNVLVAKQGKILYEGSFGWADYLLKDSLNIKSQFELASASKPITAIGVMKLIEDGKLKMENTVNDFYPDFPFPGITIKQLLSHRSGLPNYVYFSEDVWPDRKKAMTNQDAMNLLIEHKPNRYGAPDGRFHYNNSNYMVLGAIVEKVTGQDFAVYMKEKVFDPAGMKNTAVYSKAVYEKIPTKVIGHDRTWRRSVVQNYQDGPVGDKGIYSTVEDMYLLDLAIKDGRMLQKATLDSMYIPRSDAKRSLFSYGYGWRTFSPPGNPIVYHTGWWHGFKSLYVRDLKNDVTIVLLTNMANGSLNHLDDLYKILEMPILRQNAYNASGELVN, translated from the coding sequence ATGATTGAGATTAAAAGCATATCTATTAAGAATGCATTGATAATATTGGGGTTTGGAGCCATGACGATGATGTCGTGCTCATCCCCTGAAGCGAAGGAGAAACAAGTAAAGGTTGATCAGGGTAAAAAGGACAGTATTGCCCTGTTGTATGATCCGGCAAACGCCGATAAGCAGATTGAAGCCTTTATGCAGAACCTGCACAAGAAATCGGCATTCAACGGGAATGTGTTGGTTGCCAAACAAGGCAAGATCCTCTATGAGGGTTCCTTCGGGTGGGCGGACTACCTGTTGAAGGATAGCCTGAACATCAAGTCCCAGTTTGAGCTGGCGTCAGCATCCAAGCCGATTACGGCCATCGGTGTGATGAAGCTCATCGAAGATGGGAAGCTGAAGATGGAAAACACCGTCAATGATTTCTATCCGGATTTTCCATTTCCGGGGATCACCATCAAGCAATTGCTATCCCACCGTTCCGGACTTCCAAACTATGTGTATTTCTCGGAAGATGTTTGGCCGGACCGTAAAAAGGCGATGACCAACCAGGACGCCATGAACCTGTTGATCGAGCATAAACCGAACCGCTATGGCGCACCGGATGGTCGCTTCCATTACAACAATTCGAACTATATGGTCCTCGGCGCTATCGTTGAGAAAGTGACGGGTCAGGATTTCGCTGTGTATATGAAAGAAAAGGTGTTCGATCCTGCAGGGATGAAGAATACGGCGGTCTATTCGAAGGCGGTTTATGAAAAAATCCCGACCAAAGTTATCGGTCATGACCGGACTTGGCGGAGATCGGTTGTTCAGAATTACCAGGATGGCCCAGTTGGCGATAAGGGAATCTACAGTACAGTGGAAGATATGTACCTGCTGGATCTAGCGATCAAGGACGGTCGGATGCTGCAAAAGGCGACCTTGGATTCCATGTATATACCCCGCAGCGATGCAAAACGCAGTCTTTTCAGTTATGGTTATGGATGGCGCACATTCAGTCCGCCAGGAAATCCGATCGTTTACCATACAGGATGGTGGCATGGCTTCAAGAGCCTGTATGTTCGGGATCTGAAGAACGATGTGACCATCGTATTGCTTACAAATATGGCAAATGGCAGCCTAAATCATCTGGATGACTTGTATAAGATTCTAGAAATGCCTATTTTGAGACAGAATGCATACAATGCAAGTGGTGAATTAGTAAATTAA
- a CDS encoding CoA-binding protein, translating into MKKTLILGASTNPARYSYLVANKLVRKGHPIVNVGRKTGKVAGVEIEPAEAIHTDIDTITLYVGPQNQAPYYDYILNTKPKRIIFNPGAENAELADKARAAGIEVVEACTLVMLNTGQF; encoded by the coding sequence ATGAAAAAGACCTTGATTTTAGGTGCAAGTACCAATCCAGCAAGATATTCTTACCTGGTAGCGAATAAATTGGTTCGTAAGGGCCACCCGATTGTGAATGTAGGTCGTAAGACGGGAAAGGTTGCGGGCGTTGAAATCGAGCCTGCTGAAGCGATCCATACGGATATTGACACGATTACCCTGTATGTGGGGCCACAGAATCAAGCACCATATTATGATTATATCTTGAATACGAAGCCAAAGCGCATCATTTTCAACCCGGGTGCGGAGAATGCGGAACTGGCGGACAAGGCGCGGGCTGCCGGCATTGAAGTGGTGGAAGCATGTACCTTGGTGATGCTGAATACGGGTCAATTCTAA
- the rplC gene encoding 50S ribosomal protein L3, producing the protein MSGIIGKKVGMTSLFNADGKNIPCTVIEAGPCVVTQIRTVEKDGYAAIQLGYDDAKEKNTTAPLKGHFAKADVSPKRKLVEFKTFTDEKSLGDIVDVTLFEEGEYVDVAGTSKGKGFQGVMKRHGFGGVGGATHGQHNRLRAPGSLGASSWPSRVFKGMRMAGRTGGERVKVQNLQVLKVYPEQNLIVVSGSVPGAKGSYVIVDK; encoded by the coding sequence ATGTCAGGAATTATTGGTAAAAAAGTAGGAATGACCAGCCTGTTCAATGCTGATGGGAAGAACATCCCATGTACAGTAATCGAGGCTGGGCCGTGCGTGGTAACGCAGATACGTACGGTAGAGAAGGATGGCTATGCTGCTATTCAACTTGGCTATGATGATGCCAAGGAGAAGAACACGACAGCTCCTTTAAAAGGACACTTTGCAAAGGCAGACGTTAGTCCTAAGCGTAAACTAGTTGAATTCAAAACCTTTACGGATGAGAAATCACTAGGAGACATCGTTGATGTTACTTTATTCGAGGAAGGTGAGTACGTAGATGTTGCGGGTACTTCCAAAGGTAAAGGATTTCAAGGTGTAATGAAGCGTCACGGATTTGGTGGTGTAGGTGGTGCGACTCACGGTCAGCACAACAGACTACGTGCGCCAGGTTCCTTAGGAGCTTCATCATGGCCTTCCAGAGTATTCAAAGGAATGCGTATGGCTGGTCGTACAGGTGGCGAGAGAGTAAAAGTTCAAAACTTACAAGTATTGAAAGTTTACCCTGAGCAAAACCTAATCGTTGTAAGTGGTTCCGTACCAGGAGCTAAGGGTTCATATGTAATCGTAGACAAATAG